From Burkholderia sp. WP9, a single genomic window includes:
- a CDS encoding LysR family transcriptional regulator — MDKFLAVKTLLEVADAGGFSKAAQRLGVATSSVTRLMDSLEASLGTALLTRTPRKVSLTDAGIAYVEQVAKVLDDLAEADESVFDSGASPVGALRISVPSTYSRLRLAPHLAAFLSDNPRVFLDVVVADHFADLALDRIDVAIRIGLADRDANLIVKKLADNPRYVVASHDYLERSGTPQTPQELTDHECLRFAYGGGYRTRQAWTFQREGVEQRVDVHGHLLSNNLDILLEAVMAGRGIALLPEWQVAAEIRAGRLLRLFEHFDASPHAGDAVVYAAYLPNRRQSSKVRALVQFLETRLRVSLEG; from the coding sequence ATGGACAAATTCCTCGCCGTCAAAACCTTGCTTGAAGTGGCGGACGCCGGTGGCTTTTCGAAGGCCGCGCAACGTCTCGGGGTGGCGACCTCGTCGGTCACGCGCCTGATGGACTCGCTGGAGGCCTCGCTCGGCACCGCGCTGCTGACCCGCACGCCGCGAAAGGTCAGTCTCACGGACGCCGGCATCGCTTACGTCGAACAGGTCGCCAAGGTGCTCGACGATCTGGCCGAGGCGGACGAGAGCGTGTTCGACAGCGGTGCGTCGCCGGTCGGCGCGCTGCGAATTTCGGTTCCGTCCACCTACAGCCGCCTGCGCCTTGCGCCGCACCTCGCCGCCTTTCTCTCCGACAATCCGCGGGTGTTCCTCGACGTCGTGGTCGCCGATCACTTCGCCGATCTCGCGCTCGACCGGATCGACGTCGCGATCCGGATCGGTCTCGCCGATCGCGACGCCAACCTGATCGTCAAAAAACTGGCGGACAATCCGCGCTACGTGGTGGCGAGCCACGACTACCTCGAACGCAGCGGCACGCCGCAAACACCCCAGGAGCTCACTGACCACGAGTGCCTGCGTTTCGCCTATGGCGGCGGCTACCGCACTCGCCAGGCCTGGACCTTCCAGCGCGAGGGCGTGGAGCAACGCGTCGACGTGCACGGCCATCTGCTGTCTAACAATCTCGACATCCTGCTCGAAGCGGTGATGGCCGGGCGCGGCATCGCATTGCTACCCGAATGGCAGGTGGCGGCCGAAATTCGCGCGGGCCGCCTGCTGCGCCTCTTCGAACACTTCGACGCGAGTCCTCATGCGGGCGACGCCGTCGTCTACGCCGCGTATCTACCCAACCGCCGCCAGTCCAGCAAAGTGCGCGCGCTGGTTCAGTTTCTCGAGACGCGGCTTCGCGTGTCGCTCGAAGGTTGA
- a CDS encoding DsbA family oxidoreductase: MQAIQVEVNYDFICPWCWIGQRNLASALTEAGADTVVSIRYVPFELNPAMPAEGMDRRAYRSGKFGSWARSQIMDAQVTAAGLAAGARFQYDKVLRTPNTRLAHRLMQFAQQRNDPRATAALYQAIYAAYFSEGRDIGSLDTLVALAAEHAFDADEVRAYLLSAAGNQDIDAARARADSLGVQAVPTIRIDGDVISGAQPPVVFINALRSAGQRKAA, from the coding sequence ATGCAAGCCATTCAGGTCGAGGTCAATTACGACTTCATTTGTCCGTGGTGCTGGATCGGCCAACGGAACCTCGCGTCGGCGCTGACGGAGGCCGGCGCGGACACGGTTGTTTCGATCCGCTATGTGCCGTTCGAATTGAATCCGGCCATGCCGGCCGAAGGGATGGACCGGCGCGCGTACCGCAGCGGGAAATTCGGCAGTTGGGCGCGCTCGCAGATCATGGATGCGCAGGTCACCGCCGCCGGACTGGCGGCCGGCGCGCGCTTCCAGTACGACAAGGTGCTGCGCACGCCGAATACGCGTCTTGCGCATCGTCTGATGCAGTTCGCGCAGCAGCGCAATGACCCGCGCGCGACGGCCGCGTTGTATCAGGCGATCTACGCCGCTTATTTCTCCGAAGGCCGCGACATCGGCTCGCTCGACACGCTGGTCGCGCTTGCCGCGGAACATGCATTCGACGCGGACGAGGTGCGCGCGTATTTGCTGAGCGCCGCCGGCAATCAGGACATCGACGCGGCGCGCGCGCGGGCTGACAGTCTGGGCGTTCAGGCCGTGCCGACCATCCGCATAGACGGCGATGTGATCAGCGGCGCGCAACCGCCCGTGGTCTTCATCAACGCGCTGCGTTCGGCAGGGCAAAGGAAAGCAGCATGA
- a CDS encoding mechanosensitive ion channel family protein, which produces MPTLTDGVLFGLVILVLDFLAWRFMSRKSDQTRLAFRALMFALSSYVLFSYGMNPLRAAPWPDEPLRHLLAQVLEIVWWLQGARLVTILLDRVVLPEAWHKERLFQDVFGALVFLAAAVGAIAFVLQLPVRGLLATSGALAVVLGLAIQSTLNDVFSGVVLNATEPFRLGDWVTIGDVEGKVVESNWRATSLLNGQGNIVVIPNSVAARAHIVNANEPSHTHGISVVLPIKPSIRPALVLEALASAAESSRDVLDDPKPVVSVRRATNDAIEYEIVCFVSELAKKITVRNDLFDLAHRHLLSRGVVLRPLSVPEPVTGGTADEKLRLLRNVLIFQTLARDELAELATKLTQHEFDAGDTIYTAADESGHELHILAQGVAKVVVQKDGGEIELRRLAPGDSIGQSGILAGVRTAVVVRALTRATVFRLDKSALTPVLTQRPEVVKEMCRLLSEHHATEEMLLASPSNLDESGGGLLKWIRDGVRRFHELTL; this is translated from the coding sequence ATGCCGACCCTGACCGACGGCGTGCTGTTTGGACTGGTCATTCTGGTCCTCGATTTTCTCGCGTGGCGTTTCATGAGCCGCAAGAGCGACCAGACCCGGCTCGCGTTTCGCGCGCTGATGTTCGCTCTGTCGAGCTACGTGCTGTTCAGCTATGGCATGAATCCGCTGCGCGCGGCGCCGTGGCCGGACGAGCCGCTGCGTCATCTGCTCGCGCAGGTGCTGGAGATCGTGTGGTGGCTCCAAGGGGCGCGGCTTGTCACGATTCTCCTCGATCGCGTGGTGTTGCCTGAGGCATGGCACAAGGAGCGATTGTTTCAGGACGTGTTCGGCGCGCTGGTGTTTCTCGCCGCCGCGGTCGGCGCGATTGCCTTCGTGTTGCAGTTGCCGGTGCGCGGCCTGCTTGCCACTTCGGGCGCACTCGCGGTCGTGCTGGGCCTCGCGATCCAGAGCACGCTCAACGACGTGTTCTCCGGCGTCGTGCTGAATGCGACCGAGCCATTTCGCCTCGGCGACTGGGTGACGATCGGCGACGTGGAAGGCAAAGTGGTGGAAAGCAACTGGCGCGCAACGAGCCTGCTCAACGGGCAGGGCAACATCGTCGTGATTCCGAACAGCGTGGCGGCGCGCGCCCATATCGTCAACGCCAACGAACCGTCGCATACGCACGGCATTAGCGTGGTGCTGCCCATCAAGCCGTCGATCCGGCCGGCACTCGTGCTGGAGGCGCTTGCGAGCGCCGCCGAAAGTTCGCGCGATGTGCTGGACGATCCGAAGCCGGTGGTGAGCGTGCGGCGCGCCACCAACGACGCGATCGAGTACGAGATCGTCTGTTTCGTCAGCGAGCTGGCCAAGAAAATCACCGTGCGCAACGACCTGTTCGATCTTGCGCACCGCCATCTGCTTTCGCGCGGCGTGGTGTTGCGGCCGTTGTCGGTGCCCGAACCCGTGACGGGCGGCACCGCCGACGAGAAGCTACGGCTCTTGCGCAACGTGCTGATCTTCCAGACGCTGGCGCGCGACGAACTCGCCGAACTGGCCACGAAACTGACCCAGCACGAGTTCGACGCCGGCGACACGATCTACACCGCGGCGGATGAAAGCGGCCACGAGCTGCACATTCTGGCGCAGGGCGTGGCCAAAGTGGTCGTACAGAAAGACGGTGGCGAGATCGAACTGCGCAGGCTTGCGCCGGGCGACTCGATCGGTCAGTCGGGGATTCTTGCGGGTGTCAGGACTGCGGTGGTGGTGCGGGCGCTAACGCGCGCCACGGTCTTCCGGCTCGACAAGAGCGCGTTGACGCCCGTTCTCACACAGCGGCCGGAAGTGGTCAAGGAGATGTGCCGGCTGCTGTCGGAACACCATGCCACGGAGGAAATGCTGCTGGCCTCGCCGTCGAATCTGGATGAGAGCGGCGGCGGTCTGCTGAAATGGATTCGCGATGGCGTGCGGCGCTTCCACGAACTGACGTTGTGA
- a CDS encoding HD domain-containing protein, producing the protein MKKRIAGVDIPDGVMAQAATDLIRGTESELMFHHALRAFLFAALIGHRESLTFDAELLYVGAMFHNVGLNAKYERSPYRFEVDGANAARDFLRQYRVAEREIEEVWVGIALHTTPGIPEHLSALVALISAGVQMDVRGARYDEFTAHQRDEIVQAYPRESGFKKKLIDAYAHGMAHRPETTFGTVNADVLDRWDPNYRRLNFCGLVLGSDWPN; encoded by the coding sequence ATGAAGAAGCGCATTGCCGGTGTTGACATCCCAGACGGTGTCATGGCCCAGGCGGCAACTGACCTGATCCGCGGCACGGAGTCGGAACTGATGTTTCATCACGCGCTGCGGGCTTTCCTGTTCGCCGCGCTGATTGGACACCGCGAGAGCCTGACTTTCGACGCGGAACTGCTGTATGTCGGCGCGATGTTTCACAACGTGGGCCTGAATGCGAAGTACGAGCGCTCGCCATACCGCTTCGAGGTGGACGGCGCGAATGCCGCGCGCGATTTTCTGCGGCAGTACCGCGTGGCCGAGCGCGAGATCGAAGAAGTGTGGGTGGGGATCGCCTTGCACACCACGCCGGGCATTCCGGAGCATCTGTCGGCGCTGGTTGCGCTCATCAGCGCCGGCGTGCAGATGGACGTGCGGGGCGCGCGATACGACGAATTCACCGCGCATCAGCGCGACGAAATCGTCCAGGCGTATCCGCGCGAATCCGGCTTCAAGAAGAAGCTGATCGACGCATACGCGCACGGCATGGCGCATCGGCCCGAGACGACCTTCGGGACCGTGAATGCCGACGTGCTGGACCGGTGGGATCCGAACTATCGCCGCCTGAATTTCTGCGGACTGGTGCTGGGATCCGACTGGCCGAATTGA
- a CDS encoding amidohydrolase: protein MNSSTSESTPAEVVFFNGKIATQDDKRSFADSLAVANGRVLAAGSREAVMRHANDATRHVDLKGRTVIPGLNDSHLHIIRGGLNFNMELRWDGVPSLADALDMLRKQVARTPAPQWVRVVGGWNEFQFAERRGPTLEEINAIAPDTPVFILHLYDSALLNAAALRAVGYTKDTPNPPGGEIQRDKRGNPTGMLIARPNAGLLYATLAKGPKLGLEDQRNSTRHFMRELNRLGVTSAIDAGGGYQAYPDDYAVIMEMAKHSELTVRIAYNLFTQNAKKEIEDFAKWVKMTKPGEGDDFLRVNGAGEMLVFSAADFEDFLEPRPDLPESLETELEAVVRLLVANRWPFRLHATYNESIERFLNVFERVNADIPFNGLRWFFDHCETITQKNIDRVKALGGGIAIQHRMAYQGEYFIHQYGEEAVKRTPPIRHMLDAGLPVGAGTDATRVASFNPFVSLYWMVSGKTVGGTAMYGSENKLDRMEALRRYTVGSAWFSNEEDKKGALVPGQFADFAVLSEDFFTVDESRIKFLTSNMTVVGGKVVYADDEFAPLAPPDLPVSPSWSPVAEFGGYSRYKPTAVACVDGCVNLCGVHAHAHGWAWRKNVPVSDSNGFWGALGCSCFAF, encoded by the coding sequence ATGAATTCCAGTACTTCCGAATCGACGCCGGCCGAGGTCGTGTTCTTCAACGGCAAGATCGCCACGCAGGACGACAAGCGTTCATTCGCCGATTCGCTCGCCGTCGCGAACGGCCGTGTCCTCGCTGCGGGCTCGCGTGAGGCCGTGATGCGTCACGCGAACGACGCCACGCGCCATGTCGACCTCAAAGGGCGCACGGTCATTCCCGGACTCAACGACTCGCATCTGCACATCATTCGCGGGGGCCTGAACTTCAATATGGAGTTGCGTTGGGACGGCGTACCATCGCTTGCCGACGCGCTCGACATGCTGCGCAAACAGGTGGCCCGCACGCCGGCGCCGCAATGGGTGCGGGTGGTGGGCGGCTGGAACGAATTCCAGTTCGCCGAGCGGCGCGGCCCGACGCTCGAAGAAATCAATGCGATCGCGCCGGACACGCCGGTGTTCATCCTGCATTTGTACGACAGCGCGCTGCTCAATGCCGCGGCGCTGCGCGCGGTCGGCTACACCAAAGACACGCCGAACCCGCCGGGCGGCGAGATCCAGCGCGACAAGCGCGGCAACCCGACCGGCATGCTGATCGCCCGTCCCAACGCCGGCTTGTTGTACGCCACGCTCGCAAAGGGGCCGAAGCTCGGTCTGGAAGACCAGCGCAACTCCACACGCCATTTCATGCGTGAGCTGAACCGCCTCGGCGTGACGAGCGCAATCGACGCGGGCGGCGGCTATCAGGCCTATCCGGACGACTACGCGGTCATCATGGAAATGGCGAAGCACAGCGAACTGACCGTGCGCATTGCCTACAACCTGTTCACGCAGAACGCGAAGAAGGAAATCGAGGATTTCGCCAAATGGGTGAAGATGACCAAACCCGGCGAAGGCGACGATTTCCTGCGCGTGAACGGTGCTGGTGAGATGCTGGTGTTCTCCGCCGCGGACTTCGAAGACTTTCTCGAACCGCGCCCGGATTTGCCCGAGTCGCTGGAGACCGAACTGGAAGCGGTCGTCAGGCTGCTGGTGGCGAACCGCTGGCCGTTCCGTCTGCACGCCACTTACAACGAATCGATCGAGCGCTTCCTGAACGTGTTCGAACGCGTGAACGCCGACATTCCGTTTAACGGTCTGCGCTGGTTCTTCGACCACTGCGAGACCATCACGCAGAAGAACATCGATCGGGTAAAGGCGCTCGGCGGCGGCATTGCGATCCAGCACCGGATGGCGTATCAGGGCGAGTACTTCATTCATCAATACGGCGAAGAGGCGGTGAAGCGCACGCCGCCGATCCGACACATGCTCGACGCCGGCCTGCCGGTCGGCGCGGGCACGGACGCCACGCGCGTCGCGAGTTTCAACCCGTTCGTGTCGCTGTACTGGATGGTGTCGGGCAAAACGGTCGGCGGCACCGCGATGTATGGCAGCGAGAACAAACTCGATCGCATGGAGGCCTTGCGCCGCTATACGGTGGGCAGCGCGTGGTTCTCGAACGAAGAGGACAAGAAGGGCGCATTGGTGCCGGGCCAGTTCGCGGACTTCGCGGTGTTGAGCGAAGACTTTTTCACCGTCGACGAGAGCCGCATCAAATTCCTGACCTCGAACATGACGGTGGTGGGCGGCAAGGTCGTCTACGCGGACGACGAGTTCGCGCCGCTCGCGCCGCCGGATCTGCCGGTCAGCCCGTCATGGTCGCCGGTGGCGGAATTCGGCGGCTATAGCCGCTACAAGCCGACGGCGGTGGCGTGCGTGGACGGCTGCGTGAATCTGTGCGGCGTGCATGCGCATGCGCACGGTTGGGCGTGGCGCAAGAACGTGCCGGTCAGCGATTCGAACGGTTTCTGGGGCGCGTTGGGATGTAGCTGCTTCGCGTTCTGA
- a CDS encoding hydrolase, which translates to MANPKLEVLTPANSQIIFIDQQPQMAFGVQSIDRQVLKNNVVGLAKAARVFNIPTTITTVESESFSGYTYPELLDVFPEHKVLERSSMNSWDDQKVRDSLAANGRKKVVVAGLWTEVCNNTFALCAMAEGDYEIYMVADASGGTSKDAHDYAMQRMIQAGVVPMTWQQVLLEWQRDWAHKETYNEVMAIAKEHSGAYGMGVDYAYTMVHKAAQRAAGTHEVLAPVPAKK; encoded by the coding sequence ATGGCAAATCCGAAACTGGAAGTCCTCACGCCTGCAAACTCGCAGATCATCTTTATCGACCAACAGCCGCAAATGGCTTTTGGCGTCCAGTCCATTGACCGTCAGGTACTCAAGAACAACGTAGTAGGACTCGCGAAGGCAGCGCGGGTGTTCAACATCCCTACCACTATCACGACCGTGGAATCAGAAAGTTTCTCCGGCTATACGTACCCGGAGTTGCTGGACGTATTTCCGGAGCACAAGGTGCTCGAACGCTCGTCCATGAACTCGTGGGACGACCAGAAGGTTCGTGACTCGCTTGCTGCGAATGGCCGAAAAAAGGTAGTGGTGGCAGGTCTGTGGACCGAGGTTTGCAACAACACGTTTGCGCTGTGCGCGATGGCCGAAGGTGACTACGAAATCTATATGGTCGCCGACGCGTCTGGCGGCACCTCGAAGGACGCGCATGACTACGCGATGCAGCGGATGATTCAGGCCGGCGTGGTTCCGATGACCTGGCAACAGGTGCTGCTCGAATGGCAACGCGATTGGGCACACAAGGAGACGTACAACGAAGTCATGGCGATTGCCAAAGAGCATTCGGGCGCGTACGGGATGGGCGTGGACTATGCCTACACCATGGTGCACAAGGCTGCCCAGCGCGCGGCGGGGACGCATGAGGTTCTGGCGCCGGTGCCTGCAAAGAAGTAA
- a CDS encoding alginate export family protein, which produces MASEANVVAPFRVRRMRRAIRALLISTGLAAALPAVAADTALGGADDTSTTGSTAAAAAPSCARPAIMFNRWQENWSALANPCVPKKPFDSLKYIPLFGNPDAYISLGMVLRERLEINDAPLFGLGAAHDDTYLLQRLEVHADVRLGPHVQIFTQFEDARPYGKDVVTPVDKNPLDLRQAFVAITEPLGPGTVKFRVGRQEMAFDLQRFVSVRDGPNVRQAFDAIWADYETGPWRWIAYATQPVQYRDNSDFDDVSNRDLTFSGVRVERKNVGPGDLSAYYSRYNRNNAKFLDASGDEHRDVFDARYAGNVAPIDWDVEAMYQSGHVGSKTIGAWAVGSLAGYTLTSLPWTPRLGIQVDAASGDSHPKDGRIGTFNPLFPNGYYFALAGYTGYTNLVHVKPTLILKPSSKLTLLAGVGLQWRQTTADAVYGQGSSVVPGTAGHGTPWTGFYTQLRADYAVAANLAAALEAVHFQVGPSLRDLGARNADYVGAELKFGW; this is translated from the coding sequence ATGGCAAGTGAGGCAAACGTCGTGGCGCCGTTCAGAGTGCGGCGCATGCGCCGCGCCATCCGCGCGTTGCTGATCAGCACGGGGCTGGCGGCGGCGCTGCCGGCTGTGGCCGCGGACACCGCGCTCGGCGGCGCGGACGATACGTCCACGACCGGCAGCACGGCGGCCGCGGCGGCGCCGTCGTGCGCGCGGCCCGCGATCATGTTCAATCGCTGGCAGGAAAACTGGTCGGCGCTGGCCAACCCCTGCGTGCCGAAAAAGCCCTTCGATTCGCTGAAGTACATTCCGCTGTTCGGCAATCCGGACGCGTATATTTCGCTCGGCATGGTGCTGCGCGAACGGCTCGAAATCAACGACGCACCGCTGTTCGGCCTCGGCGCGGCGCACGACGACACCTACCTGCTGCAGCGGCTCGAAGTTCACGCGGACGTGCGCCTCGGCCCTCATGTGCAGATCTTCACGCAATTCGAAGACGCGCGGCCTTACGGCAAGGATGTCGTTACGCCGGTCGACAAGAACCCGCTGGATCTGCGCCAGGCGTTCGTGGCGATTACCGAACCGCTCGGGCCCGGTACGGTGAAGTTTCGCGTCGGCCGCCAGGAAATGGCGTTCGACTTGCAGCGTTTCGTTTCCGTGCGCGACGGCCCGAACGTGCGCCAGGCGTTCGACGCGATCTGGGCCGACTATGAAACCGGCCCGTGGCGCTGGATCGCCTACGCAACGCAGCCGGTTCAATACCGCGACAACTCGGATTTCGACGACGTCTCCAATCGCGATCTGACTTTTAGCGGCGTGCGCGTGGAGCGCAAGAACGTCGGGCCGGGCGATCTGTCCGCGTATTACTCGCGCTACAACCGCAATAACGCGAAGTTCCTCGACGCGAGCGGCGACGAACACCGCGACGTGTTCGACGCGCGCTACGCCGGCAATGTCGCGCCGATCGACTGGGACGTCGAGGCGATGTATCAGTCCGGACATGTCGGCAGCAAGACCATCGGCGCGTGGGCGGTCGGCTCGCTGGCCGGCTATACGCTGACCTCGTTGCCGTGGACGCCGCGCCTCGGCATTCAGGTGGACGCCGCCTCGGGCGACAGTCATCCGAAAGACGGGCGCATCGGCACCTTCAATCCGCTCTTTCCGAACGGCTACTACTTCGCGCTGGCCGGCTACACCGGCTACACGAACCTGGTGCACGTCAAGCCGACGCTCATCCTCAAGCCGAGCAGCAAGCTCACGCTGCTGGCCGGCGTCGGCCTGCAATGGCGTCAGACCACCGCGGACGCCGTGTACGGCCAGGGGTCGTCGGTCGTGCCGGGGACGGCGGGACATGGCACCCCGTGGACCGGTTTCTATACGCAACTGCGCGCCGACTATGCGGTTGCCGCCAATCTCGCGGCGGCGCTGGAAGCCGTGCATTTTCAGGTCGGTCCGTCACTGCGCGATCTGGGCGCGCGCAATGCCGACTACGTGGGCGCCGAACTCAAGTTCGGCTGGTAG
- a CDS encoding glyoxalase, whose product MFKSLHRYRSIALVCAALLVGFTPVSSALADAGPPEVPGSKVALVKHPDVSVGPQYDTTHVYVASADLDAFVNSFLATFGGKASPRAVFTVTPTPSKTASQYVQTPVGMLSVFGFETPVPYPFGNERTGYLVTDIDQGVKAARAAGADVLVEPFDDPIGKDAIIQWPGGLTMQLYWHTKAPNYAPLQSVPDNRVYVSRYEANNFVRRWLHFSHGKVVSDNPRADAGVIGRPGETVREIRITSGFGRMIVFVTDGKLPFPFGRETTGYGVDDVAQTLERAQTAGAKVVYPAYASGSGKTAMLEFPGGYIAEVHDGK is encoded by the coding sequence ATGTTCAAGTCGCTTCATAGGTACCGCTCCATCGCGCTCGTGTGCGCCGCGCTGCTGGTCGGGTTCACGCCGGTTTCGTCAGCCCTCGCCGATGCGGGGCCGCCGGAAGTGCCGGGCAGCAAGGTCGCGCTGGTGAAACACCCGGACGTGTCAGTCGGTCCGCAGTACGACACCACGCATGTGTACGTCGCCTCGGCCGATCTCGACGCGTTCGTCAACAGCTTCCTCGCGACCTTCGGCGGCAAGGCCTCGCCGCGCGCGGTTTTCACCGTGACGCCGACGCCGAGCAAGACGGCCTCGCAATACGTGCAGACGCCGGTCGGCATGCTGTCGGTGTTCGGCTTCGAGACGCCGGTTCCCTATCCGTTCGGCAATGAGCGCACCGGCTACCTCGTCACGGATATCGACCAGGGCGTGAAAGCGGCGCGCGCGGCCGGAGCCGACGTGCTGGTCGAGCCGTTCGACGATCCGATCGGCAAGGACGCGATCATTCAATGGCCGGGCGGCCTGACGATGCAGCTCTACTGGCACACCAAGGCGCCGAATTACGCGCCGTTGCAGAGCGTGCCCGACAACCGCGTGTACGTGTCGCGTTATGAAGCGAACAACTTCGTGCGCCGCTGGCTGCACTTCTCGCACGGCAAGGTGGTGTCGGACAACCCGCGCGCGGATGCCGGCGTGATCGGCCGCCCGGGCGAGACGGTGCGCGAGATCCGTATCACGTCGGGCTTCGGCCGCATGATCGTGTTCGTGACGGACGGCAAGCTGCCGTTCCCGTTCGGACGTGAAACCACCGGCTACGGCGTCGACGACGTGGCGCAGACGCTGGAGCGCGCGCAAACGGCCGGCGCGAAGGTGGTGTACCCGGCGTATGCGAGCGGATCGGGCAAGACCGCGATGCTCGAATTCCCGGGTGGGTACATTGCCGAAGTGCACGATGGCAAGTGA
- a CDS encoding DUF1427 family protein: MGYIISLGVGFGIGLLYWLLKVQSPAPPLIALAGLLGMVLGEHAIPVVKAQLFTQTATAQVAEPLKGAAVQKPDASKEGG, from the coding sequence ATGGGCTACATCATTTCACTCGGAGTCGGCTTCGGCATCGGGCTCCTCTACTGGCTGCTCAAGGTTCAGTCACCGGCGCCGCCGCTGATCGCGCTGGCGGGCCTGCTCGGCATGGTGCTGGGCGAGCATGCGATTCCGGTCGTCAAAGCGCAGCTCTTCACGCAGACGGCTACGGCGCAGGTCGCCGAACCGCTCAAGGGCGCCGCCGTGCAAAAGCCTGACGCGAGCAAGGAAGGCGGTTGA
- a CDS encoding FAD binding domain-containing protein: protein MRSLERPRAVVIGGSLGGLLTANTLRSAGWDVDVFETSPNQLESRGGGVVLQPDVLDALAFAGVELPDPPGVASGDRIYLDREDRVVEQLHMPQMQTSWSLLYRAMKNALPASYLHAGETFTDFHMEGERIVALFESGRSEQADLLIGADGIRSTLRRRLLPEVAPQYAGYVAWRGLVEEADLPLHAADMLRGRFAFQQGDGHSGLSYLIPGENDSTVAGERRFNWVWYRKYSAARLEELLVDRHGIRRAFSLPPGSTKGADIAQLREDAQASLGPTFRALVDATDAPFMQPIVDLRSPKMVFGRAVLLGDAASVPRPHTAGSTAKAAANAHALALALSSTWQSGATIDSALKRWENQQLQRGRLMTDLGISLGDRVMNLAR, encoded by the coding sequence ATGAGATCGCTCGAAAGACCGCGTGCCGTCGTGATTGGCGGATCGCTCGGCGGCTTGCTGACGGCCAATACGTTGCGCTCGGCCGGCTGGGACGTCGACGTGTTCGAGACCTCGCCGAACCAGCTCGAAAGCCGCGGCGGCGGCGTGGTGCTTCAGCCGGACGTGCTGGACGCGCTCGCCTTCGCCGGCGTCGAACTGCCGGACCCGCCTGGTGTGGCCTCGGGCGATCGTATCTACCTGGACCGCGAGGACCGGGTGGTCGAACAACTCCACATGCCGCAGATGCAGACCTCGTGGAGCCTGCTCTACCGCGCCATGAAGAACGCGCTGCCCGCGTCTTACCTGCATGCGGGCGAGACCTTTACCGACTTCCACATGGAAGGCGAGCGGATCGTCGCGCTGTTCGAGAGCGGCCGCAGCGAACAGGCCGATCTGTTGATCGGCGCCGACGGTATCCGCTCGACGCTCAGGCGGCGCCTGCTGCCCGAAGTCGCGCCGCAGTATGCGGGCTATGTCGCATGGCGCGGCCTCGTCGAGGAAGCCGATCTGCCGTTGCACGCAGCGGACATGCTGCGCGGGCGCTTCGCGTTTCAGCAAGGCGACGGGCATTCGGGGCTCTCCTATCTGATTCCGGGCGAGAACGATTCGACCGTGGCCGGCGAGCGGCGCTTCAACTGGGTGTGGTATCGCAAGTACAGCGCGGCAAGGCTCGAAGAGTTGCTGGTCGATCGTCACGGCATCCGGCGCGCGTTCTCGCTGCCGCCCGGCTCGACCAAGGGCGCCGACATCGCACAGCTCCGCGAAGACGCGCAGGCGTCGTTAGGGCCGACGTTCCGCGCACTGGTCGATGCCACCGACGCGCCCTTCATGCAGCCGATCGTCGATCTGCGCTCGCCGAAGATGGTGTTCGGCCGCGCGGTGCTGCTCGGCGACGCCGCTTCGGTGCCGCGCCCTCACACGGCGGGCAGCACGGCGAAAGCGGCCGCCAATGCCCATGCGCTGGCGCTCGCGTTGTCCTCGACCTGGCAAAGCGGCGCGACGATCGATTCAGCCCTGAAACGTTGGGAGAACCAACAGTTGCAACGCGGCAGGCTGATGACCGATCTGGGTATTTCACTCGGCGACCGCGTGATGAACCTCGCGCGCTGA